The segment TAAAGTAATTCTCAGGCTTTAATGACTGTGGCGTGTGATAAATTGTATCACTCATAATCAATCTAGAAATTTGGCTTTTCGGCATGCGTTCTTTTGCCGCACCAGATAAAACTCCGTGCGCCGTGCA is part of the bacterium genome and harbors:
- a CDS encoding phosphoribosylpyrophosphate synthetase, with the translated sequence CTAHGVLSGAAKERMPKSQISRLIMSDTIYHTPQSLKPENYFMRLPVADLIGEAIKRVHCDESVSSLFETD